A genome region from Bacillaceae bacterium IKA-2 includes the following:
- the carB gene encoding carbamoyl-phosphate synthase large subunit: protein MAKRNDIRKILVIGSGPIVIGQAAEFDYAGTQACQILREEGYEVILINSNPATIMTDASMADKVYIEPITYEFVSRIIRQERPDGLLATLGGQTGLNMAVELDKSGILAEYNVELLGTKLSAIEQAEDRDLFRNLMNELNEPVPPSAIIHNLEEAYEFVNEIGYPVIIRPAYTLGGTGGGLVYNEQDLIEIVTSGLKYSPVTQCLIEESIAGYKEVEYEVMRDKKDQAIVVCNMENIDPVGVHTGDSIVVAPSQTLSDREYQLLRNSSLKIIRALGIEGGCNVQFALDPFSYQYYIIEVNPRVSRSSALASKATGYPIAKIAAQIAVGYALDEIINPITKTTYASFEPALDYVVSKIPRWPFDKFEAANRTLGTQMKATGEVMAIGRNLEESLLKAVRSLELDALHLEMVKLKELTKADLERRLEKADDERLFILGEAFRRGYTVEQVYELTKITRFFLNKINGIIQYEENLKQAPFNKDVLEDGKKLGFSDDAVAKLWNVSEREVYDFRHKTGIIPVYKMVDTCAAEFASATPYYYGTYEEENESIITDKESIVVLGSGPIRIGQGIEFDYATVHTVLAIKEAGYESIIINNNPETVSTDFSISDKLYFEPLTVEDVMHVINHEKPLGVIVQFGGQTAINLADELEARGVKILGTSLSDMDRAENRDKFEQALQELNVLQPLGRTATSVEGAVEIATKIGYPVLVRPSYVLGGRAMEIVYYEEELLRYMKNAVKVNPKHPVLIDRYLLGKEIEVDAICDGETVVIPGIMEHIERAGVHSGDSIAVYPPQSLTEETKRKVIERTITLAKGLNIIGLLNIQFVLYEDEVYVLEVNPRSSRTVPFLSKITGVPMANIATKAILGIKLKDLGYQTGYVKEGKQVCVKVPVFSFAKLRDVDITLGPEMKSTGEVMGRDYSLEKALYKGLVASGMKIPTHGSVLFTVADKDKEDALELIRRFHRIGYHILATEGTANRVKEDNIPVTIVNKIGAHKPHLLDVIREGQAQFVINTLTKGKQPARDGFKIRRESVENGVVCLTSMDTAEALLRVLELITFASEAMPSFKEENAVVMLP, encoded by the coding sequence ATGGCAAAACGAAATGATATTAGAAAGATTTTAGTAATTGGATCAGGCCCAATTGTAATTGGCCAAGCGGCAGAGTTTGATTATGCAGGGACTCAAGCTTGTCAGATTTTAAGAGAAGAAGGTTATGAAGTTATCTTAATTAATTCAAACCCAGCTACAATTATGACGGATGCGTCTATGGCTGATAAAGTTTATATTGAGCCAATTACGTATGAGTTTGTTAGTCGAATTATTAGACAAGAACGCCCAGACGGTTTGCTAGCAACATTAGGTGGACAAACAGGCTTAAATATGGCAGTTGAATTGGATAAGTCAGGGATCTTAGCTGAGTATAATGTAGAGCTTTTAGGAACAAAACTTTCGGCTATCGAGCAAGCGGAGGATCGTGATTTATTCCGAAATTTAATGAATGAATTGAATGAACCAGTTCCACCTAGTGCGATCATTCATAATCTTGAGGAAGCATACGAATTTGTTAACGAGATTGGCTATCCAGTTATTATACGTCCTGCTTATACATTAGGTGGAACAGGCGGTGGACTCGTTTATAATGAACAAGACCTAATTGAGATCGTTACAAGTGGCTTGAAATATAGCCCAGTTACTCAATGTTTAATTGAAGAAAGTATTGCAGGTTATAAAGAGGTTGAGTATGAAGTAATGCGAGATAAAAAAGATCAGGCGATCGTTGTTTGTAACATGGAGAATATTGATCCAGTAGGGGTTCATACAGGTGATTCAATTGTAGTAGCACCTAGTCAAACGCTTTCTGACAGAGAGTATCAACTTTTACGTAACTCATCTTTAAAAATTATTCGTGCCCTTGGAATTGAAGGTGGTTGTAACGTACAATTTGCCTTAGATCCGTTTAGTTACCAGTACTATATTATTGAAGTTAATCCGCGCGTAAGTCGTTCATCGGCATTAGCATCAAAGGCAACAGGTTATCCGATTGCTAAAATTGCCGCACAAATTGCTGTTGGATATGCTTTAGATGAGATTATAAATCCAATTACAAAAACAACGTACGCAAGTTTTGAGCCTGCTTTAGATTATGTTGTTTCAAAAATTCCACGTTGGCCATTTGATAAATTTGAAGCGGCGAATCGTACGCTTGGAACACAAATGAAGGCCACGGGTGAAGTAATGGCTATCGGGCGAAATTTAGAAGAGTCGCTACTAAAAGCAGTTCGTTCTCTAGAACTAGATGCACTGCACTTAGAAATGGTAAAGCTGAAGGAGCTTACGAAAGCAGACCTTGAGCGTCGTCTTGAAAAAGCCGATGATGAGCGCTTGTTTATCCTTGGTGAAGCTTTCCGTCGCGGTTATACTGTCGAACAAGTATATGAACTAACGAAGATTACCCGTTTCTTCTTAAATAAAATTAACGGTATCATTCAGTATGAAGAAAACTTAAAACAAGCACCATTTAACAAAGACGTACTTGAGGACGGAAAAAAATTAGGGTTTTCCGATGATGCAGTTGCAAAACTTTGGAATGTATCGGAACGAGAAGTTTATGATTTCCGTCATAAAACAGGAATTATCCCAGTTTATAAAATGGTTGATACATGTGCTGCTGAATTCGCTTCAGCAACTCCTTATTATTACGGTACGTATGAAGAAGAAAATGAATCGATTATTACGGATAAAGAAAGTATTGTTGTCTTGGGTTCAGGACCAATTCGGATTGGTCAAGGAATCGAATTTGACTATGCAACCGTGCATACAGTTTTAGCTATTAAAGAAGCAGGTTACGAGTCAATTATCATTAATAATAACCCAGAGACTGTTTCGACAGACTTTAGTATTTCAGATAAATTATATTTTGAACCACTAACTGTTGAAGATGTTATGCACGTTATTAATCATGAAAAGCCCCTTGGTGTCATTGTTCAATTCGGTGGCCAAACAGCGATAAATTTAGCTGATGAACTAGAAGCTAGAGGAGTTAAAATTTTAGGCACATCACTTAGTGACATGGATCGTGCCGAAAATCGTGATAAGTTTGAACAAGCCTTACAAGAACTTAATGTACTGCAACCGCTCGGGCGTACAGCTACTAGTGTTGAAGGGGCAGTTGAAATCGCTACAAAAATTGGCTACCCAGTCTTAGTTCGACCTTCTTATGTTTTAGGTGGTCGTGCAATGGAAATTGTCTATTATGAGGAAGAGTTACTTCGTTATATGAAAAATGCCGTAAAGGTTAATCCGAAGCACCCGGTTTTAATTGACCGTTATTTATTAGGAAAAGAAATTGAAGTTGATGCGATTTGTGATGGAGAAACAGTCGTTATTCCTGGGATTATGGAGCATATTGAAAGAGCTGGTGTTCACTCAGGTGACTCGATTGCTGTCTATCCGCCACAAAGCTTAACTGAAGAAACGAAGCGAAAAGTAATTGAACGGACGATTACTTTAGCAAAAGGTTTAAATATTATTGGTTTATTAAATATTCAATTTGTCTTGTACGAAGATGAAGTTTACGTTCTTGAAGTAAACCCACGTTCAAGCCGTACTGTCCCGTTTTTAAGTAAAATTACCGGGGTACCAATGGCAAATATAGCGACTAAGGCGATTTTAGGAATTAAGTTAAAGGATCTAGGCTATCAAACAGGATATGTAAAAGAAGGTAAACAAGTTTGCGTAAAAGTACCTGTGTTCTCATTTGCGAAACTCCGTGATGTAGATATAACATTAGGACCAGAAATGAAGTCTACCGGAGAAGTTATGGGTCGAGATTATTCTTTAGAAAAAGCTCTTTATAAGGGATTGGTAGCTTCAGGGATGAAAATTCCTACCCATGGCTCTGTATTATTTACTGTCGCCGATAAAGATAAAGAAGATGCATTAGAGTTAATCCGTCGTTTTCACCGGATCGGCTATCATATTTTAGCGACAGAAGGAACGGCAAATCGAGTTAAAGAGGATAATATCCCAGTTACAATTGTTAATAAAATTGGTGCCCATAAGCCGCATTTGTTAGATGTGATTCGTGAAGGTCAAGCTCAATTTGTTATCAATACATTAACAAAAGGAAAACAACCAGCTAGGGATGGCTTTAAAATCCGTCGTGAAAGTGTTGAAAATGGCGTTGTTTGCTTAACTAGTATGGATACAGCTGAAGCTTTACTTAGAGTGTTAGAATTAATAACCTTTGCGTCTGAAGCGATGCCATCATTTAAAGAAGAAAATGCAGTGGTGATGTTGCCATGA
- a CDS encoding carbamoyl phosphate synthase small subunit: MKRQLILENGEVFVGKAFGSEDVKSGEVVFNTGMTGYQEILSDPSYCKQIVTLTYPLVGNYGINRDDFESIKPSINGLIVKEAAKFPSNWRCEETIDELLKANDIPGLEAIDTRKLTRMIREHGTLRGRLCAIDVNVAEVVAELKTLTLIENQVALVSTRDSYASPGRGLRVVLVDYGMKKGILRDLNYRGCDVIVVPFDTSSEEILRLNPDGIMLSNGPGNPASVTESVKTLKELLGKVPIFGICLGHQLLALACGATTTKLKFGHRGSNHPVRELATGKIAITAQNHGYTVETNSIANTRLEITHVAVNDGTVEGIRHLDFPAFSVQYHPEASPGPEDANVLFEDFMELMKQNIELKTVVRG, from the coding sequence ATGAAACGTCAGTTAATCTTGGAAAATGGTGAGGTATTTGTAGGAAAAGCTTTTGGGAGTGAAGATGTAAAATCAGGAGAAGTTGTCTTTAATACAGGTATGACAGGCTATCAAGAAATTCTCTCGGACCCCTCTTATTGCAAACAAATTGTTACATTAACATATCCTTTAGTCGGTAATTACGGAATTAATCGTGATGACTTTGAATCGATCAAGCCATCAATAAATGGACTTATTGTCAAAGAAGCAGCTAAATTTCCAAGTAATTGGCGTTGTGAAGAAACGATTGATGAACTTTTGAAGGCTAATGATATACCAGGCTTAGAAGCAATTGACACAAGAAAGCTGACGAGAATGATCCGTGAGCATGGAACACTACGTGGTAGATTATGCGCGATCGATGTCAACGTTGCAGAAGTTGTTGCTGAGTTAAAAACATTGACATTAATCGAGAACCAAGTAGCACTTGTATCGACAAGAGATTCTTATGCAAGTCCGGGTCGTGGCCTGCGCGTGGTCTTGGTCGATTATGGAATGAAAAAAGGGATCTTAAGAGATTTAAACTATCGGGGTTGCGATGTGATCGTTGTCCCATTTGATACTAGCAGTGAAGAAATTTTACGACTAAATCCAGATGGAATTATGTTAAGTAATGGACCTGGAAACCCAGCTAGCGTTACTGAGTCAGTGAAAACGTTAAAAGAATTGTTAGGTAAAGTGCCTATTTTTGGGATTTGTTTAGGACATCAGCTACTAGCATTAGCGTGTGGTGCTACTACAACAAAGCTAAAGTTTGGCCATCGTGGTTCAAATCATCCAGTACGAGAATTAGCAACTGGCAAAATTGCGATTACGGCACAAAATCACGGCTATACAGTGGAGACCAATTCAATCGCTAATACAAGATTAGAAATCACACACGTCGCAGTTAATGATGGTACTGTTGAAGGAATTAGACATCTCGACTTTCCTGCTTTTAGTGTTCAATATCATCCAGAGGCTTCACCAGGACCAGAAGATGCAAATGTTTTATTTGAAGATTTTATGGAATTAATGAAACAAAATATTGAGTTAAAAACTGTAGTTAGGGGGTAA
- a CDS encoding dihydroorotase, with the protein MGKLLKNGKVLNQKGLLESIDILIEEDLIIKMKADISIDDHEVINVADMLVLPGFVDLHVHLREPGAEYKETIATGTMAAARGGYTTIAAMPNTRPVPDTKEQIEALNKRIKETANVRVLPYGSITVRELGKEITNFEQLAAAGVFAFTDDGVGVQDASMMLRAMKEAAKIDKAIVAHCEEDTLINKGSVHEGQFSEKYALNGIPSVCEAVHIARDVLLAEAAGVHYHVCHISTKESVRVVRDAKRAGIRVTAEVTPHHLLLSENDIPGLDTNFKMNPPLRGKEDKEALIAGLLDGTIDFIATDHAPHSAKEKDESMMLAPFGIVGLETAFPLLYTHFVETGIFSLKDLVAFLTSKPCQAFDLPYGLLEVGKKADITVVDLNKVEKIDPTNFFSKGKNTPFTDWECRGWPVITLFNGKVAWKSGGDLA; encoded by the coding sequence ATGGGTAAACTACTAAAAAATGGTAAAGTTTTAAATCAGAAAGGTCTATTAGAAAGTATCGATATTCTGATTGAGGAAGATCTAATTATAAAAATGAAAGCGGATATTTCCATAGACGACCACGAGGTCATTAATGTAGCAGATATGTTAGTATTACCGGGATTCGTTGACCTTCACGTTCACTTACGTGAGCCAGGCGCTGAGTATAAAGAAACAATTGCGACAGGTACAATGGCAGCAGCACGAGGTGGCTATACGACCATTGCAGCGATGCCAAATACGCGCCCAGTACCTGACACGAAAGAGCAGATTGAGGCGTTAAATAAGCGAATAAAAGAAACCGCTAATGTAAGAGTTTTGCCGTATGGATCAATTACGGTTCGTGAATTAGGTAAAGAAATCACGAATTTTGAGCAACTAGCCGCTGCTGGTGTGTTTGCTTTTACTGATGATGGTGTAGGGGTTCAAGATGCTAGTATGATGCTTCGCGCTATGAAGGAAGCAGCAAAAATTGATAAAGCGATTGTCGCCCATTGCGAAGAAGATACATTAATTAATAAAGGTTCCGTACATGAAGGTCAGTTTTCCGAAAAATATGCTTTAAATGGTATACCTTCCGTATGTGAAGCTGTACATATTGCCAGAGATGTTTTGTTAGCCGAAGCAGCTGGAGTTCATTACCACGTTTGTCACATTAGTACAAAAGAATCTGTACGTGTCGTTCGTGATGCAAAACGAGCAGGCATTCGTGTCACGGCTGAAGTGACACCACATCATTTGTTACTTTCAGAGAATGACATTCCAGGACTAGATACAAACTTTAAAATGAACCCACCTTTAAGAGGTAAAGAAGATAAAGAAGCGTTAATTGCAGGCCTACTGGATGGCACGATCGATTTTATTGCCACAGATCATGCGCCGCACTCTGCAAAAGAGAAAGATGAGTCTATGATGTTAGCGCCATTCGGGATCGTCGGTTTAGAAACGGCTTTTCCGCTTTTATATACACACTTTGTCGAAACAGGAATTTTTTCATTAAAAGATTTAGTAGCATTTTTAACTTCAAAGCCGTGTCAAGCATTTGATTTACCATATGGTTTGCTTGAAGTAGGAAAAAAAGCGGATATTACTGTTGTTGATCTAAATAAAGTAGAGAAAATTGATCCAACGAATTTTTTCTCAAAAGGAAAAAATACGCCTTTTACTGATTGGGAATGTCGTGGTTGGCCAGTCATCACATTATTTAATGGAAAAGTAGCTTGGAAATCAGGAGGAGATCTAGCATGA
- a CDS encoding aspartate carbamoyltransferase catalytic subunit, whose amino-acid sequence MKHLLTMTELDNKEVFDILHEAQLFLEGKEWSPGKEKFVANLFFEPSTRTKFSFEVAEKKLGLQVLNFESQSSSVQKGETLYDTVKTLEAIGANAVVIRHPQDHYFDDLVDGITIPIINGGDGCGHHPTQCLLDLLTIQQEFEQFKGLNVVIVGDIRHSRVAKSNADVLTRLGAKVFFSGPEQWIDETTTNGTYIKMDEAIEVADVMMMLRIQHERHAFKMISSKEEYHQQYGLTIERERVMKKASIIMHPAPINRGVEIADSLVECGRSRIFKQMTNGVAVRQAVLKRALQYKKEVIFNG is encoded by the coding sequence ATGAAGCATCTATTAACAATGACCGAGCTTGACAATAAAGAAGTTTTTGATATCTTGCACGAAGCTCAGCTTTTTTTAGAAGGAAAAGAATGGTCACCTGGAAAAGAAAAGTTTGTCGCAAATTTATTTTTTGAACCTAGTACAAGAACGAAATTTTCTTTTGAGGTAGCTGAAAAAAAGCTTGGATTACAAGTTTTGAATTTTGAAAGCCAGTCTTCAAGTGTTCAAAAAGGTGAAACTTTGTATGATACGGTTAAAACGTTAGAAGCAATTGGAGCCAATGCAGTCGTTATTCGACATCCCCAAGATCATTATTTTGATGACCTAGTTGATGGGATAACGATCCCAATCATCAATGGTGGTGATGGTTGCGGACATCATCCAACGCAATGTTTACTAGATCTATTGACGATCCAACAAGAATTTGAGCAATTTAAAGGCTTAAATGTCGTTATTGTCGGTGATATTCGTCACAGTCGCGTTGCTAAATCAAATGCTGATGTCTTAACTAGGCTTGGAGCAAAAGTCTTCTTTTCAGGACCTGAACAATGGATAGATGAAACGACGACAAACGGTACATATATCAAGATGGATGAAGCTATTGAAGTAGCGGACGTGATGATGATGCTAAGAATTCAACATGAACGTCATGCTTTTAAAATGATTTCTTCAAAGGAAGAATATCACCAACAATATGGTTTAACGATAGAAAGAGAACGTGTGATGAAAAAAGCGAGTATTATTATGCACCCCGCACCAATTAATCGGGGTGTTGAGATAGCAGACTCGTTAGTTGAATGTGGGCGTTCGAGAATATTTAAGCAAATGACTAATGGGGTTGCTGTAAGACAAGCAGTATTAAAGCGAGCGTTACAGTATAAAAAGGAGGTAATATTCAATGGGTAA
- the uraA gene encoding uracil permease, which yields MNNNKEVGIHEIPKFSKWLALSIQHLFAMFGATILVPYLVGLSPAVALVSSGLGTLAFLLITKGQVPAYLGSSFAFIVPIIAASALGGPEGAMIGSFVAGLVYGVVALLIKTSGVNWLMNILPPIVVGPVIMVIGLGLAGVAIDMAMYDLTVEPKLYNSTFILVALVTLAITVVASMFFKGFFGLIPILFGIVGGYTFAFWQGMIDMTAVREADWFAMPDFIIPFVTYAPSFQWEIIAIMVPIAVVTISEHIGDQMVLSKIVGKNFIKKPGLHRSLLGDGVATMISSFIGGPPNTTYGENIGVIALTRVYSVFVIGGAAVLAIMFGFVGKVGALISTIPTAVMGGVSILLFGIIASSGLRMLIENKIDFGKKRNLIISSVILVIGIGGAFIQVSENVQIPGMALATIIGIILNLILPGRETVDLKAMFKEELEESEPTST from the coding sequence ATGAACAACAATAAAGAAGTGGGAATTCATGAAATTCCAAAATTTAGTAAATGGCTAGCACTTAGCATACAGCATTTATTCGCGATGTTTGGGGCAACAATTTTAGTGCCATACTTAGTAGGTTTAAGCCCAGCGGTTGCGCTTGTATCTAGTGGTTTAGGAACACTTGCCTTTTTATTAATTACAAAAGGTCAAGTACCGGCCTATTTAGGTTCTTCGTTTGCGTTTATTGTCCCGATTATCGCAGCTTCGGCCCTAGGTGGTCCAGAAGGAGCGATGATCGGAAGTTTCGTAGCGGGCTTAGTGTATGGTGTAGTAGCGTTACTGATTAAAACAAGTGGAGTTAACTGGTTAATGAATATTTTACCACCAATCGTCGTTGGACCAGTTATTATGGTTATTGGTTTAGGTTTAGCGGGTGTAGCAATTGATATGGCTATGTACGATTTAACAGTTGAACCAAAGTTATATAATTCCACATTTATCTTAGTTGCTTTAGTAACATTAGCAATTACAGTAGTGGCTTCAATGTTTTTCAAAGGATTTTTTGGACTTATCCCAATTTTATTCGGTATCGTTGGTGGATACACATTTGCTTTTTGGCAAGGAATGATTGACATGACGGCGGTTAGAGAGGCAGATTGGTTTGCAATGCCTGATTTCATCATCCCATTTGTTACCTATGCCCCATCGTTTCAGTGGGAAATTATTGCGATTATGGTTCCAATTGCCGTCGTAACAATCTCTGAACATATTGGAGATCAAATGGTTCTTAGCAAAATTGTCGGAAAAAACTTTATTAAAAAGCCAGGATTACACCGTTCTCTTTTAGGAGATGGGGTAGCAACAATGATCTCATCATTTATTGGTGGACCACCTAATACAACTTATGGTGAAAATATTGGTGTTATCGCATTAACTCGAGTTTATAGTGTCTTTGTTATTGGTGGAGCTGCTGTATTAGCAATTATGTTTGGATTTGTAGGTAAGGTAGGTGCCCTAATTTCAACTATCCCAACAGCGGTAATGGGCGGGGTATCGATCCTATTATTTGGTATCATTGCCTCAAGTGGGTTAAGAATGTTAATTGAAAATAAAATTGATTTTGGAAAAAAACGCAACTTAATTATTTCCTCAGTAATCCTTGTTATTGGTATTGGTGGAGCATTCATCCAAGTTTCGGAAAATGTTCAAATTCCCGGAATGGCATTAGCAACGATTATTGGTATTATTTTAAATCTTATCTTACCAGGTAGAGAAACTGTTGATTTAAAAGCAATGTTTAAAGAAGAATTAGAAGAAAGTGAACCTACGTCAACCTAA
- the pyrR gene encoding bifunctional pyr operon transcriptional regulator/uracil phosphoribosyltransferase PyrR, giving the protein MANETVILDEQAVRRALIRIAHEIIERNKGIEDCVLVGIKTRGIYIAKRLAEQIADIEGTEISVGEIDITLYRDDLSIKTENKEPLLKGTSVPVDVNEKKVILVDDVLYTGRTVRAALDAIIDLGRPSQIQLAVLIDRGHRELPIRPDYIGKNVPTSKSEKIDVKLLEVDLIDEVIIEQKTSL; this is encoded by the coding sequence GTGGCTAATGAAACTGTTATTTTAGACGAACAGGCTGTAAGAAGAGCGCTAATAAGAATCGCCCATGAAATCATCGAGCGCAATAAAGGGATTGAGGACTGCGTTTTAGTTGGTATTAAGACAAGAGGAATTTACATAGCTAAGCGATTAGCTGAACAAATTGCAGATATTGAAGGAACGGAAATTAGTGTTGGTGAAATCGATATCACCCTTTATCGTGATGATCTTTCTATTAAGACCGAAAACAAGGAACCCCTATTAAAAGGGACATCTGTTCCAGTCGATGTGAATGAAAAAAAGGTTATATTAGTTGATGATGTCTTATATACCGGAAGAACAGTTCGTGCTGCCCTTGATGCAATTATTGATCTTGGGAGACCTTCACAAATTCAATTGGCAGTCCTAATTGATCGTGGACACCGAGAATTACCGATTAGACCTGATTATATCGGTAAAAATGTACCGACATCAAAAAGTGAAAAAATTGATGTTAAACTTTTAGAAGTAGATCTAATTGATGAAGTCATAATTGAACAAAAAACATCCCTTTAA
- a CDS encoding RluA family pseudouridine synthase, whose protein sequence is MEQFEWIIVENEKNERLDKWLSSEENDWSRTQVQQWMKAGNLIVNGQKVKSNYRSQIGDKINLEIPEPQLLDVEAEEMNLDIVYEDEHVLVVNKPRGMVVHPAPGHFTGTLVNGLMAHCKDLSGINGVLRPGIVHRIDKDTSGLLMVAKNDKAHESLVNQLKAKTTTRVYKAIAHGVIAHDQGTIDAPIGRDKQDRQRMTVTDDNSRDAVTHFTVIERLKDFTLLECQLETGRTHQIRVHLKYIDHPLAGDPKYGPQRTLKLPIEGQALHAAAIGFTHPISGERLSFEKDVPAEFNFLLEEIRKTSY, encoded by the coding sequence ATGGAGCAATTTGAATGGATTATTGTTGAAAATGAAAAAAATGAGCGGTTAGATAAGTGGCTTAGTTCTGAAGAAAATGATTGGTCTCGTACTCAAGTACAGCAATGGATGAAAGCAGGGAACCTAATTGTAAATGGTCAAAAGGTAAAAAGTAATTATAGGAGCCAAATAGGAGACAAAATCAATCTGGAAATACCTGAACCACAACTATTAGATGTTGAAGCAGAGGAAATGAATTTGGATATTGTTTATGAAGACGAACATGTCTTAGTTGTCAACAAACCTAGAGGGATGGTTGTTCATCCAGCACCAGGCCATTTTACAGGCACTTTAGTCAATGGGTTGATGGCTCACTGTAAAGATTTATCTGGAATAAATGGAGTATTACGTCCTGGTATTGTTCATCGTATCGATAAAGATACTTCTGGTCTCCTAATGGTAGCTAAAAACGATAAAGCACATGAATCATTAGTAAATCAATTAAAGGCTAAAACAACCACACGTGTTTATAAAGCAATTGCTCACGGCGTAATTGCCCACGATCAAGGAACGATTGATGCTCCGATTGGAAGAGATAAACAAGATCGTCAAAGGATGACGGTAACCGATGATAATAGTCGCGATGCGGTAACGCATTTTACAGTTATTGAGAGATTAAAGGATTTTACTTTGCTTGAATGTCAGCTTGAAACTGGTCGAACTCATCAAATCCGTGTTCATTTAAAGTATATTGATCATCCATTAGCTGGGGATCCTAAGTACGGTCCGCAACGGACGTTAAAACTTCCAATCGAAGGACAAGCTCTACATGCTGCTGCTATAGGCTTCACACATCCTATCAGTGGAGAAAGACTCTCATTTGAAAAGGATGTTCCTGCCGAATTCAATTTTTTGTTAGAGGAGATTCGCAAAACTTCTTATTGA
- the lspA gene encoding signal peptidase II, protein MKSYIIAFLVIILDQVTKWKVVMEMDLGQRIHIIENLLYFTSHRNKGAAFGILQGQMWLFYIVTLFVLVIVVYYIQKYAKESLLLGIALGLVLGGAIGNFIDRLFRGEVVDFIDVYIFRYNFAIFNVADMALVMGVGFYMIQIFLEESKKREKTNGAI, encoded by the coding sequence GTGAAATCGTACATAATTGCATTTCTTGTAATAATTTTAGACCAGGTTACGAAATGGAAGGTAGTCATGGAAATGGATTTGGGCCAACGAATTCATATTATTGAAAATTTACTATACTTTACTTCGCACCGAAATAAAGGCGCTGCATTTGGAATACTTCAAGGACAAATGTGGTTATTTTATATTGTTACATTATTTGTACTTGTTATTGTTGTATACTACATACAAAAATACGCAAAAGAAAGTCTTTTATTAGGAATTGCTTTAGGTTTAGTTTTAGGTGGAGCAATTGGGAACTTTATCGACAGATTATTTCGTGGCGAAGTTGTTGACTTTATCGATGTTTATATTTTCAGATATAATTTTGCGATTTTTAATGTAGCAGATATGGCGTTAGTAATGGGGGTTGGATTTTATATGATCCAAATATTTTTAGAAGAAAGTAAGAAAAGGGAGAAAACTAATGGAGCAATTTGA
- a CDS encoding TraR/DksA C4-type zinc finger protein has product MGKYDNIRENLLAEKLHLEARIKEDDHYDLNKSMSSSTGELSQYDNHPADTATETYERGKDIALFEHINQELKDVEAALEKFKNGTYGICEVSGKEIPVERLEANPTAKTVIEHSKETHISKERPAEEDVLKGFDKYNFDKNDRETEFDAEDAWQSVASFNDNSMVFEDSSLNNSEELVGYVEELEAFASTDINGYKGDETVTFQRNVHYEHFMDQLDRLEDSDDKEK; this is encoded by the coding sequence ATGGGTAAATATGATAATATAAGAGAAAACTTATTAGCCGAAAAACTTCATTTAGAGGCGAGGATTAAGGAAGATGATCATTATGACTTGAATAAATCGATGTCTTCTTCAACAGGTGAGTTGTCTCAATACGACAATCACCCGGCAGACACTGCAACAGAAACGTATGAAAGAGGAAAAGATATTGCTTTATTTGAGCATATTAACCAAGAGCTAAAAGACGTGGAAGCAGCTTTAGAAAAATTTAAAAATGGGACTTACGGTATTTGTGAAGTCTCAGGAAAAGAAATTCCTGTAGAACGGCTAGAGGCAAATCCAACAGCCAAAACAGTAATCGAGCATAGTAAAGAAACGCACATTTCAAAAGAACGTCCAGCTGAAGAAGATGTTCTAAAAGGTTTTGATAAATATAATTTTGATAAAAATGATCGAGAAACAGAATTTGATGCAGAAGATGCTTGGCAATCTGTCGCTTCGTTTAATGACAATTCAATGGTATTTGAAGACTCAAGTTTAAATAACAGTGAAGAGCTAGTTGGTTATGTCGAAGAATTAGAAGCCTTTGCTTCAACAGATATAAATGGTTACAAAGGCGATGAAACAGTTACTTTTCAACGGAATGTACATTATGAGCACTTTATGGATCAACTTGATCGACTTGAAGATAGTGATGATAAAGAAAAGTAA